A portion of the Candidatus Ruthia endofausta genome contains these proteins:
- a CDS encoding cell division protein FtsL has protein sequence MLLNINKTKLNVALILSLVLLSILTISWHHQMYLLYTQSKRIETQNHQLTALHKQLLIEQSQTISGSTIKAKALKMQAPKRQRELLL, from the coding sequence ATGCTCTTAAATATCAACAAAACCAAACTTAATGTTGCACTAATACTAAGTTTGGTTTTGTTGAGTATTTTAACCATCTCTTGGCATCATCAAATGTATCTTTTATATACTCAATCAAAACGTATAGAGACACAAAACCACCAATTAACTGCTCTGCATAAGCAATTATTAATTGAACAATCACAAACAATCAGTGGTAGCACAATTAAAGCAAAAGCTTTAAAAATGCAAGCACCTAAAAGACAAAGAGAATTGTTACTATGA
- the rsmH gene encoding 16S rRNA (cytosine(1402)-N(4))-methyltransferase RsmH: MMSNHHQSVMFNESIDALNIKTDGIYIDATFGRGGHAQGILNKLGEQGKLISFDQDISAIECAHKNFTDNRLTLIHSAFSNMLSIITQQGLIGKIDGILMDLGVSSPQLDNAQRGFSFKADGPLDMRMNQTRGISAAQWLKSANEKEIANVIYQFGDEKKSRHIATKIKKYQQNHTLETTLALANIVSEVVKGQKNKHPATRTFQAIRIFINQELKQLEDVLKQSKDILSKHGRLSIISFHSIEDRIVKRFIQTNSRQKTLPKGLPIIEHKTEKTCLKDLGKHFASKAEISSNARARSAILRVASKN; the protein is encoded by the coding sequence ATGATGTCTAATCACCATCAATCTGTGATGTTTAATGAATCAATTGATGCACTTAATATAAAAACTGATGGTATTTATATTGATGCAACTTTTGGTCGTGGTGGTCATGCTCAGGGCATACTAAATAAATTAGGCGAGCAAGGAAAATTAATCTCCTTTGACCAAGATATTAGTGCGATTGAATGCGCCCATAAAAATTTTACTGATAATCGCCTAACCCTTATTCACAGTGCGTTCTCCAATATGCTAAGCATCATAACTCAGCAAGGACTAATAGGTAAGATTGATGGTATTTTAATGGATCTTGGTGTCTCATCACCTCAGTTGGATAATGCACAACGTGGTTTTAGCTTTAAGGCTGATGGTCCACTAGATATGCGTATGAACCAAACCAGAGGCATCAGTGCCGCGCAATGGCTAAAGTCGGCCAATGAGAAAGAGATTGCCAATGTTATTTATCAATTTGGTGATGAAAAAAAATCACGACATATCGCTACTAAAATCAAAAAATACCAACAAAACCACACATTAGAAACCACTTTAGCACTTGCCAATATTGTTAGTGAAGTGGTAAAAGGGCAAAAAAACAAACACCCTGCCACGCGAACTTTTCAAGCCATACGCATCTTTATCAACCAAGAACTTAAACAGCTTGAAGATGTATTGAAACAATCCAAAGATATTTTAAGCAAGCATGGCAGGCTGTCTATTATTAGTTTTCACTCGATTGAAGATCGTATTGTTAAGCGTTTTATTCAAACAAATTCACGACAAAAAACCCTACCAAAAGGCTTGCCTATTATTGAACATAAAACTGAAAAAACTTGTCTAAAAGATTTGGGCAAGCACTTTGCTAGTAAGGCAGAAATTAGTAGCAATGCCCGTGCTCGAAGTGCAATTTTACGAGTAGCAAGCAAGAATTAA
- the mraZ gene encoding division/cell wall cluster transcriptional repressor MraZ yields the protein MFRGVHNLSVDTKGRVKIPTHHQAQINEIYSGKMVLSIHPDDEFLLLYPLKDWQILEEKISALPSLNIHTKRLKRKLIGHATDCELDRVARILIPSTLKHYAHIDKKIIMSGQGHNFELWDENTWHKQFDSLDTLSKQIQIPIELAQLLL from the coding sequence ATGTTTAGAGGGGTGCACAATTTAAGCGTTGACACCAAGGGAAGGGTAAAAATACCAACGCACCACCAAGCGCAAATTAATGAAATTTATTCAGGCAAGATGGTGCTGAGTATTCATCCAGATGATGAATTTTTGTTGTTATATCCTTTGAAAGATTGGCAAATATTGGAAGAAAAAATCAGTGCTTTGCCTTCGTTAAATATTCACACAAAACGGCTAAAACGCAAACTCATTGGTCATGCTACTGATTGTGAGTTGGACAGGGTGGCGCGCATTCTAATTCCTTCGACACTTAAACATTATGCTCACATAGATAAGAAAATTATCATGAGTGGTCAAGGGCATAATTTCGAATTGTGGGATGAGAATACTTGGCATAAACAATTTGATAGTCTTGACACACTCAGTAAACAAATCCAAATCCCAATAGAACTTGCCCAATTATTGCTATGA
- a CDS encoding TRAP transporter large permease subunit produces the protein MLFGLMALGVSVAFSLDLSSVSAILLFGDESLASLAGHIFGSMGHYTLMAIPFFILASSFLSKGGAAQRLVDFAIDSIGWIKEGYPQSYAANVISSSDTIEHLNSALNYYGGIFTPTEVAVVYAFILGVFVYKDIKIKDISWVITDSAKTSIMLMFIIANTILFVFVLTNKRVPHEIAEAVLNHGVHLVSNRNRA, from the coding sequence ATGCTTTTTGGTCTAATGGCATTAGGCGTGTCTGTGGCTTTTTCCCTAGATTTATCCAGCGTTAGTGCGATTTTATTATTTGGAGATGAATCTCTAGCCTCTCTTGCTGGGCATATATTTGGCTCAATGGGGCACTATACTTTAATGGCCATTCCGTTTTTTATATTAGCGTCCTCCTTTTTGTCAAAAGGTGGCGCGGCACAACGCTTGGTTGACTTTGCGATTGATAGTATTGGCTGGATTAAAGAAGGTTACCCGCAATCTTATGCTGCAAACGTGATTAGTTCTTCTGACACCATTGAGCATCTTAATTCCGCCCTCAATTATTATGGTGGTATATTTACACCCACTGAAGTGGCGGTAGTATATGCCTTTATCTTGGGCGTTTTTGTTTATAAAGATATAAAAATAAAAGACATTTCTTGGGTCATTACAGACTCAGCAAAAACTTCAATTATGTTGATGTTCATTATTGCAAATACCATACTATTTGTTTTTGTATTAACTAACAAGCGCGTTCCTCATGAAATTGCAGAAGCAGTACTCAATCATGGTGTCCATCTTGTTTCCAATCGCAATAGAGCTTAG
- a CDS encoding TRAP transporter small permease, whose amino-acid sequence MKCGTHIAVDSVVNLFSEKNRKKITPFAVSACMVFVITMFIDSYEYISLLKEIEIEMEDLPILERQAKIILPLNFALMFYRLVEVMIDVIKDKILLIY is encoded by the coding sequence ATTAAGTGTGGCACGCATATTGCTGTTGACAGTGTAGTCAATCTTTTTTCTGAGAAAAATCGAAAAAAAATAACACCTTTTGCCGTATCTGCTTGCATGGTATTTGTCATTACTATGTTCATAGATAGCTATGAATATATTTCATTGCTAAAAGAGATTGAAATTGAAATGGAAGATTTGCCAATACTTGAAAGGCAAGCAAAAATCATCTTACCTCTTAATTTTGCACTGATGTTTTATCGGCTTGTGGAAGTTATGATTGATGTTATTAAAGACAAAATCCTGCTCATATACTAA
- the parC gene encoding DNA topoisomerase IV subunit A, with translation MNQISLEQQSVAEFSERAYLDYSMYVILDRALPFVGDGLKPVQRRIVYAMSELGLKSTAKFKKSARTVGDVLGKFHPHGDSACYEAMVLMAQPFSYRYPFIDGQGNWGAPDDPKSFAAMRYTESKLSCYADLLLSEINQSTVNWVDNFDGSLQEPKNLPAQVPNLLLNGTSGIAVGMATDVPPHNLTEVVSACIALLDKPSMDLDSIMQIIRAPDYPTDADIVSSPADLRQIYETGHGSVKMRAIYQEEKGNIVIEALPFQTSGAKVITQIAAQMRAKKLPLVDDIRDESDHENPTRIVIVLHSNRIDADALMLHLFATTELEKSYRVNMNVIGLNGKPNVLPLIPMLKEWSSYRMQVVTNRLTYRLDKILARLHILEGLLIAFLNIDEVIAIIRERDKPKPVLIDHFKLSDIQAEAILELKLRHLARLEEVKIQAEQQELALEKEELELLLSSDLRLKTLIKKELKAIIKDFGDERRSNIKSNVNTAQAFSEDDLAPTENVTVVLSDKGWVRSVKGHDIDPTTLNYKAGDGYLTSVKGKSNEPAIFIDSTGRSYSLPANSLPSARGQGEPLTGKLNPPSSEARFLDVVMGKTSQNILLASDAGYGFIATIGDLLSSRQAGKASLSLPKGAQVMKIINVNDLDNQFIALATNRGRLLVFPISELPILSKGKGNKLIQIPTKDIKTRQKLVMSVCILLETQHLKVIAGKRHLTIKFQDLSNYISARARRGNLLPKGYQNVSSIEVID, from the coding sequence ATGAATCAGATTAGTCTTGAACAACAAAGTGTCGCCGAGTTTAGTGAGCGTGCTTATCTTGATTATTCAATGTACGTTATTCTTGATCGCGCATTGCCTTTTGTTGGTGATGGTCTAAAGCCAGTACAAAGGCGCATTGTTTATGCGATGAGTGAACTTGGTTTGAAATCTACAGCAAAGTTTAAGAAATCAGCCCGTACGGTGGGCGATGTGCTTGGTAAATTCCATCCGCATGGTGATAGTGCTTGCTATGAGGCGATGGTGTTGATGGCACAGCCATTTTCTTATCGTTATCCATTTATTGACGGGCAAGGAAATTGGGGTGCACCAGATGATCCTAAATCATTTGCAGCGATGCGTTATACCGAAAGTAAACTTTCTTGTTATGCAGATTTATTGCTCAGTGAAATTAATCAAAGCACAGTTAATTGGGTAGATAATTTTGATGGCTCGCTTCAAGAGCCTAAAAATCTGCCTGCACAAGTACCCAATTTGTTGCTAAATGGTACCTCGGGTATTGCTGTGGGCATGGCGACTGATGTGCCACCGCATAATTTAACCGAAGTGGTGAGTGCTTGTATTGCACTATTGGACAAGCCATCTATGGATTTAGACAGTATCATGCAAATTATTCGAGCACCTGACTACCCCACTGATGCTGATATTGTATCTTCACCTGCAGATCTTAGGCAAATTTATGAAACAGGTCATGGGTCAGTTAAGATGCGTGCTATTTATCAAGAAGAAAAAGGCAATATTGTGATTGAAGCATTGCCTTTTCAAACTTCTGGTGCCAAGGTAATCACCCAAATTGCAGCGCAAATGCGCGCGAAAAAACTACCTTTGGTGGATGATATTCGAGATGAGTCGGATCATGAAAACCCAACACGTATTGTTATTGTTCTACACTCTAATCGGATTGATGCGGATGCATTAATGCTACATCTATTTGCCACAACTGAGCTTGAAAAAAGCTACCGCGTTAATATGAACGTGATTGGTTTGAACGGTAAACCAAACGTTCTGCCACTCATTCCGATGCTTAAAGAATGGTCAAGTTATAGAATGCAAGTTGTGACTAATCGTTTAACCTATCGCCTTGATAAAATTCTTGCGCGTTTGCATATTTTAGAAGGCTTACTCATTGCTTTTTTAAACATTGATGAAGTGATTGCCATTATTCGTGAGCGCGATAAGCCTAAGCCAGTATTAATCGATCATTTCAAATTGAGTGATATTCAAGCAGAAGCAATTTTAGAGCTAAAATTGCGTCATCTTGCAAGATTAGAAGAGGTTAAAATTCAAGCTGAGCAACAAGAATTAGCATTAGAGAAAGAAGAATTAGAGCTGTTACTTTCAAGTGACTTGCGTCTTAAAACCCTGATTAAAAAAGAGCTAAAAGCCATTATTAAAGATTTTGGTGATGAGCGTAGATCTAACATTAAAAGCAATGTAAATACTGCTCAAGCCTTTAGTGAAGATGATTTAGCACCTACTGAAAATGTCACCGTCGTACTTAGCGATAAAGGCTGGGTGCGCAGTGTTAAAGGCCATGATATTGACCCGACAACACTTAATTATAAAGCAGGCGATGGTTATTTAACCAGTGTGAAAGGTAAAAGCAATGAACCTGCAATTTTTATTGACTCAACAGGTAGATCATATTCACTACCGGCTAATTCATTGCCTAGTGCGCGAGGGCAGGGCGAGCCATTAACAGGTAAACTAAATCCGCCTTCTTCAGAGGCGCGATTTCTCGATGTAGTGATGGGTAAGACAAGTCAAAACATTCTATTGGCTTCTGATGCAGGGTATGGTTTTATTGCCACTATTGGTGATTTGCTATCTTCAAGACAAGCAGGAAAAGCATCTCTTTCGTTACCTAAAGGTGCACAAGTGATGAAAATTATTAATGTGAATGATTTGGACAATCAGTTTATTGCACTGGCAACAAATCGTGGGCGTTTATTGGTATTCCCAATATCTGAATTGCCAATATTATCCAAAGGTAAAGGCAACAAGCTTATTCAAATTCCCACCAAAGATATTAAGACTAGACAAAAGCTTGTAATGAGTGTTTGTATTTTGCTAGAAACTCAACATTTAAAAGTTATTGCAGGTAAACGTCATTTAACCATCAAGTTCCAAGATTTAAGCAATTACATAAGTGCCAGAGCGCGTCGTGGTAATCTTTTGCCTAAAGGCTATCAAAACGTTTCTTCTATTGAGGTAATTGATTAA